One Antarctobacter heliothermus DNA segment encodes these proteins:
- a CDS encoding PAS domain S-box protein translates to MATVAASVFFLSVQRGIQTERLVSETRVVGSSFAARLETHVATRLKAGEFLGLHFVRNGVFENNTFQTQATLLHELFGDFQALNWVDAQGVIRIVTPEAGNTQALDLNLHDLPIPSAALARAAETGEMQVTPPIALAQGGQGFVVYVPVAENAQRSGFLNIVFRTAPLMKTALEEEAGRSYAFRVLDGEEVFFSSEQDADFDTFAHESRITVGNREWRLLTAPTPARVRDTSSMIDEAILVFGCLLAALTGFLSRLVIDRQRSLQHSRTRFEDYASASSDWFWEMDETLRITWFSTGLEDFLGVSREQLIGRARGDFRDTEAGDDDHWAAHFDDLAARRSFRDFLYPIRIDDQRKWLRLSGAPRFDDNGRFKGYRGTATDTTELIRSKSEVEQANARLAEAVEGLVEVFSLWDDEDRLVFGNQAFRDLNKTIPEYTVPGTRFESYLRAGVDDGHMPDLEGHEDDFMARSLVQRYDPNAGPFEIERSDGIILRLHEQKLKGGGIATVGLDVTTQRRNEEALRKSQERLALAVQQLSIWDWELRTDKLYMSPGFATHLGYTAEEFEEIKAASITSIIHPDDVERYRAKLKAHIEDPRSIFSNEHQFRTKSGAYKWFLAIGQTIVDDTGAAIRSTGVLTDITERVELESQLRQAQKMEAIGNLTGGVAHDFNNLLAVILGNLELIKEAEDVSSIAPFVTAGIEATNRGADLVRSMLGFARRSRLQPMVVDLNALLQETETWFGRALPENVDVDIALAPDLWPIETDPSLAQNAVLNLVLNARDAMPSGGSLMVETANVTLGADDLDDDDGESIAPGRYVTVAITDTGEGIPHDRLNAVFQPFFTTKPPGSGSGLGLSMVQGFMKQSGGMVRVSSDPGVATTFKLFFPAVIAQSSAPAVEADKTLPRSAPMTRILLVEDEDAVRGVLAETLSRAGYTVRTARSGDAALADWEQDHDFDLLITDIVMPGQHQGTDLARKLRENRPDFPVVFLSGYAKETAIPDNALKPNDVRLMKPVSRLDLFAAIETALAEKAKGRPLSPVS, encoded by the coding sequence ATGGCCACCGTCGCCGCCTCTGTGTTTTTTCTGTCGGTTCAAAGAGGCATTCAAACCGAACGGCTTGTCTCGGAAACACGGGTTGTCGGATCAAGTTTTGCCGCGCGTCTGGAAACCCATGTGGCAACCCGCCTGAAAGCGGGCGAGTTTCTTGGTCTTCATTTTGTGAGGAACGGCGTTTTTGAGAATAATACGTTTCAGACACAAGCCACGCTATTGCATGAATTGTTTGGCGACTTTCAGGCGTTGAACTGGGTCGACGCACAGGGCGTGATCCGCATTGTGACACCCGAAGCAGGCAACACTCAGGCGCTTGACCTGAACCTGCACGACTTACCAATTCCGTCCGCGGCGCTGGCCCGCGCGGCAGAAACCGGCGAGATGCAGGTGACGCCGCCAATCGCACTGGCACAAGGTGGTCAAGGCTTTGTTGTCTATGTCCCCGTCGCCGAAAATGCGCAGCGCTCCGGTTTCCTCAATATCGTGTTCCGCACTGCGCCGTTGATGAAAACCGCGCTGGAAGAGGAGGCAGGGCGTTCCTACGCCTTTCGGGTTCTGGACGGCGAGGAGGTGTTCTTTTCCTCAGAACAAGACGCCGATTTTGACACCTTTGCGCATGAGAGCCGGATCACCGTCGGCAATCGGGAATGGCGTTTGCTGACCGCGCCCACACCGGCGCGCGTTCGCGACACCAGCAGCATGATTGACGAGGCCATCCTTGTGTTTGGCTGCCTTTTGGCGGCGTTGACCGGATTCCTGAGCCGTCTGGTCATTGACCGCCAACGTTCGCTACAACACAGCCGCACCCGTTTTGAGGACTATGCGTCTGCCAGTTCCGATTGGTTCTGGGAAATGGATGAAACCTTGCGGATCACCTGGTTCTCGACGGGGCTCGAGGATTTTCTCGGTGTATCGCGAGAACAGCTTATCGGACGCGCCAGAGGGGACTTTCGCGATACTGAGGCGGGCGACGATGACCACTGGGCAGCGCATTTTGACGATCTGGCGGCGCGACGTTCCTTTCGGGATTTCCTCTACCCGATCCGGATCGATGACCAAAGAAAGTGGCTGCGCCTGTCCGGAGCCCCCCGATTTGACGACAATGGCCGGTTCAAGGGCTATCGCGGCACAGCTACGGACACCACCGAACTTATCCGCTCCAAATCTGAAGTCGAACAGGCGAACGCGCGCTTGGCAGAGGCTGTCGAAGGGTTGGTAGAGGTGTTCAGTCTATGGGATGACGAGGACAGGCTTGTCTTTGGCAATCAGGCCTTTCGCGACCTCAACAAGACCATTCCGGAATACACCGTCCCCGGCACACGTTTCGAAAGCTATCTCCGCGCCGGGGTCGACGACGGTCATATGCCCGATCTGGAAGGCCACGAGGACGACTTTATGGCGCGTAGCCTTGTCCAACGTTATGACCCGAACGCCGGCCCCTTTGAGATCGAGCGGTCCGACGGCATCATTCTGCGGCTTCATGAACAAAAGCTGAAGGGAGGCGGCATCGCCACTGTCGGCCTAGACGTCACAACGCAGCGCCGGAACGAAGAAGCGCTGCGCAAGAGCCAGGAGCGGCTTGCCCTCGCCGTGCAGCAGTTGTCGATCTGGGATTGGGAACTGCGGACAGACAAATTGTACATGTCGCCGGGGTTCGCCACGCATTTGGGATATACCGCCGAGGAATTCGAAGAGATCAAGGCGGCCTCGATCACCAGCATCATCCATCCTGACGATGTTGAGCGCTACCGTGCCAAGTTGAAGGCGCATATCGAAGACCCCCGGTCGATCTTTTCAAACGAGCATCAGTTCCGAACCAAATCCGGAGCGTACAAGTGGTTTCTGGCCATCGGGCAGACCATCGTCGACGACACAGGCGCGGCCATTCGATCAACCGGCGTTCTGACCGACATTACCGAACGGGTCGAATTGGAAAGCCAGCTCCGCCAAGCGCAGAAGATGGAAGCCATCGGCAATCTGACCGGCGGCGTGGCGCATGATTTCAACAATTTGCTGGCGGTCATTCTTGGCAATCTCGAATTGATCAAAGAAGCCGAGGACGTCAGCAGCATTGCCCCCTTTGTCACTGCCGGGATTGAAGCAACCAATCGCGGCGCCGATCTTGTCAGGAGCATGCTGGGTTTTGCGCGTCGGTCACGTTTGCAGCCGATGGTTGTCGATCTGAATGCGCTGCTGCAAGAGACGGAGACCTGGTTTGGCAGGGCGCTTCCCGAGAATGTCGATGTTGACATTGCACTGGCGCCAGACCTCTGGCCCATCGAGACGGACCCGTCTCTGGCGCAAAACGCGGTTCTGAATCTGGTCTTGAACGCCCGAGACGCCATGCCGTCGGGCGGGAGCTTGATGGTTGAAACGGCCAACGTCACCTTGGGCGCAGACGATCTAGACGACGACGACGGCGAAAGTATCGCGCCGGGACGCTATGTGACTGTTGCAATCACCGACACAGGTGAGGGCATTCCGCACGACCGATTGAACGCTGTGTTTCAGCCGTTTTTCACAACCAAACCACCCGGGTCCGGGTCTGGATTGGGCCTATCCATGGTTCAGGGCTTTATGAAACAGTCGGGCGGCATGGTGCGCGTCAGTTCAGATCCCGGAGTCGCCACCACGTTCAAATTGTTCTTCCCGGCCGTGATCGCGCAAAGCAGTGCGCCCGCTGTCGAGGCGGACAAGACCCTGCCTAGATCCGCCCCGATGACACGGATTCTCCTTGTCGAAGATGAGGATGCGGTCCGGGGTGTTCTTGCGGAAACGCTGTCCAGAGCGGGCTACACGGTCCGCACGGCAAGATCGGGCGATGCTGCTCTTGCGGATTGGGAACAGGATCACGACTTTGACCTGCTGATCACCGACATTGTCATGCCGGGACAGCATCAAGGGACCGATCTTGCCCGCAAACTTCGTGAGAACCGCCCGGATTTTCCCGTCGTTTTCCTGTCCGGATATGCAAAAGAGACGGCGATTCCGGATAACGCTCTCAAGCCGAATGACGTTCGGCTAATGAAGCCCGTCAGCAGGCTGGATCTTTTCGCTGCCATCGAAACTGCGTTGGCTGAAAAAGCCAAGGGGCGCCCCCTCAGTCCGGTAAGCTGA